One genomic segment of Besnoitia besnoiti strain Bb-Ger1 chromosome VII, whole genome shotgun sequence includes these proteins:
- a CDS encoding hypothetical protein (encoded by transcript BESB_080730), whose translation MELGSYAERQRQRDPLNVEQEPPAAFSQQAASRASALRSAFAGGWLGGDTRGADALAEDAEFAISGYSPYDVAYRGQAYGDSALVGRAGTGGSKTSRVAFLFVGVLIAISSAYFLFHQTATPHIVSTSEGDPCVVDRSPGCAAYPFYDGFDSGLVRMIDADTTTNNFLFRSAMPLDPLTHNLALYKAQMAVAEQAERNALQLPARAKMLFFSFQWDGYNGPLFERCEVAREACQARAVAGLGAVHWPLFGQNVNPFSLPEETRTELARTFPDWDVDALDQKVSLLHQVVHVSTKENTAIFTTEDGQSLFAAPAVAQSASGLGKGASSAGSPVNEGADAQASAADDDTPVIAVIHCHHGSDRTGAATAAYKMRYLGFSLDAVFRENRALGQRLLESLYAMMWYCLYLETALEIKTAACHDVIAAHPDLAFVSNGHAPQTPPGVLPLVPVPPSVPGPRLVGPAGAQVTARAPAASIRGAVSARPEPAGPSPNAPQAPPAAGGGGASAAPETTAAAGVRSANDPLGPRGRWSPDVSGGLAGQPASQPASQPTSQPVSGATPASVQTPQLASQGESPSGYSVVLPDKFASEAQSRGESPEQAALAAQWERKPSLEKHGPPVRPSLAEVPPLEASSWGDSAGKVN comes from the exons ATGGAGCTCGGGAGCTACGCAGAGcgccagaggcagcgcgacCCCCTCAACGTGGAGCAGgagccgccggccgcgttcagccagcaggcggcgtcgcgcgccagTGCGCTTCGCTcagccttcgccggcggctggcTTGGCGGAGACACTCgtggcgcggacgcgctggcagaagacgcggaatTCGCCATCTCGGGGTACTCGCCATACGACGTCGCGTACCGAG ggCAGGCGTACGGAGACAGCGCACTGGTCGGGCGGGCTGGCACGGGTGGCTCAAAGACGAGTCGCGTGGCCTTCCTTTTCGTGGGAGTTCTCATCGCAATCTCGTCGGCCTACTTCCTTTTCCACCAAACTGCAACTC CGCACATTGTCTCGacgagcgaaggcgacccATGCGTAGTTGACCGCTCACCCGGGTGCGCAGCGTACCCCTTTTACGACGGATTTGACA GTGGTCTGGTGCGAATGATTGACGCAGACACGACGACGAATAATTTCCTATTTCGTTCAGCGATGCCGCTCGATCCTCTAACTC ACAATCTCGCACTCTACAAGGCGCAGATGGCGGTCGCTGAACAGGCTGAACGcaacgcgctgcagctgcctgcgcgcgccaaaatgctcttcttctccttccagTGGGACGGCTACAACGGCCCG CTGTTTGAGCGCTGCGAAGTCGCGAGAGAGGCctgccaggcgcgcgcggtcgcgggccTCGGGGCTGTTCACTGGCCGCTGTTTGGTCAGAACGTTAATCCGTTCAGTCTGCCGGAGGAG ACCCGAACCGAACTGGCTCGGACTTTCCCTGACTGGGACGTCGACGCGCTGGACCAGAAAGTTTCCCTGCTGCACCAAGTGGTGCACGTCTCGACCAAGGAGAACACGGCAATCTTTACCACGGAGGACGGGCAGTCTCTCtttgctgcgcctgcggtcgCTCAGAGTGCGTCGGGGCTGGGGAAGGGCGCCAgctccgcgggctcgcctgTGAACGAAGGAGCCGACGCGCAAGCctctgccgcagacgacgatACCCCCGTCATCGCCGTGATCCACTGCCACCACGGGTCCGACCgaacaggcgccgcgactgcggccTACAAAATGCGGTACCTCGGGTTTTCCCTCGACGCAGTCTTTCGCGAGAACCGA GCGCTCGGGCAGCGCCTTCTCGAGAGCCTCTACGCGATGATGTGGTATTGTCTGTATCTCGAAACGGCGCTGGAGATAAAAACCGCCGCGTGCCACGACGTCATCGCCGCACACCCCGATCTCGCCTTCGTGTCCAACggccacgcgccgcagaccccGCCGGGTGTCCTGCCCCTGGtccccgtccccccctcaGTCCCGGGCCCGCGCCTCGTGggccccgccggcgcgcaggtgaccgcgcgggcgccggccgcgtcgATCCGCGGGgcagtctctgcgcggccagAGCCAGCTGGCCCGAGCCcgaacgcgccgcaggccccgccggcagcaggtggaggaggcgcgagcgccgcgccggaaacgaccgcagccgcaggcgtgcgcagcgccaACGACCCCCTcgggccgcgagggcgatgGAGCCCAGACGTGTCTGGCGGGCTCGCGGGCCAGCCCGCCAGCCAACCCGCTAGCCAGCCCACTAGCCAGCCTGTTAGTGGGGCCACGCCGGCGTCtgtgcagacgccgcagctcgcttcACAGGGAGAGAGTCCGAGCGGGTATTCCGTTGTGCTGCCTGACAAGTTTGCGAGCGAGGCACAGAGTCGAGGGGAGTCGCCCGAGCAGGCCGCGCTGGCAGCGCAGTGGGAGAGAAAGCCGAGCCTAGAAAAGCACGGTCCCCCTGtgcggccgtcgctcgcggaggtGCCGCCTTTGGAGGCGAGCTCCTGGGGCGACTCCGCGGGGAAGGTGAACTGA